The DNA window CGCGCCGGAACGGTAGGTCGTGCTGCCGCGCGGGAGCGGGACCGGCGGGAGACCGGCGTCCGGCTGCCCGTCCGTCTTCTCCGCGCGGTTGCGGCGGACCAGCAGCACGATCAGCGCGACGCCGACGAGCACCAGTGCGATGCCGAACCACATGATCGGGGAACCTCCGGAGGACGAGTCGTCGGCCTCGGCGCCGGCGGCCGGGTCGAGCGCGGCGGCCACCGCCGAGGTGGTGCCGGACTCGGCCGGCGTGGTCGCGACGGCGCTCGGGGTGGGGGTCGGCGAGGGCTTGCGGGACGGCGTCGGGCTGGCGGTGGGCGCCGTACCCACCACGCGCGCCGCGGCGGCGGACCGGCCGAGGACCCGCCCGTTCGCGGCGCTCGCCTCGCCGACCACGTCCAGCCGCCCGCCGGTCACACCGGCCAGGAAGGCCACCCGGTAGCGGACCGTGATCCCCTTGCCCTTGCAGAGGGCCGCGTTGGCGGGCGACGTCTGCCCCGTGGCGACCGCGCCGCCACCGCCGGACACCGGCACCGGCACCCACCGGCCACCGCTGGCCACCTGCACGTGGACCTGGTCCGCCCGCAGGCCGTCGAGCCGCAGCCCCAGCGCGGTGCGGAGCAGTACGCAGCCGTCGGTGCGCTTGCGCACCTCGATCGCCACCGTGCCCGCCGAGCCACCGGCCGTGAAGCGGCTCGCCGAGCGCACCTCCACCCGGTCGTCGGCGGCCAGCGCCGGGGACGCCGCGCCGGCCACCAGGCCGCCCAGCATCACACCGACCGTGGCCCACCGCGCCGCGTGTCGCCTCACCGACATCTCCACCTCACCGCTTCCGCCCCGGACGGGATCCGCCGGTCAGGTTACTACCGGCCCCGAAGGGTGCCTGCCCATCGAGCACCCCGCATGTGTGCCGCGACACCCCGCGACACCCGCTCCATCCTCGACGCGACCCGGCCCGCCCGCATGATCAAATCCGGCCGTTCGCCGCCGGGGCCGCCGTCGCCGACGGCCGGCGACGCGGCGTGAATCTTGGACACCTACCGTTCGGCACGAACGACAACTGTCCAAGATTCACATTCGGCGCGTGCGAGTTCGGCGCCGGCCGGGTGCGGCGGCCCGTTGTGAGGCGCTCGCGGCCGGATCGCCCTCGTCGGTCGGCGCGGCGGCCGGGCGGTCTTCGGTAAGGGCCATGCGGCAGAGCCGGTCGGCCGTGCGGGTCGTCTCCGGCAGCCGGTACCGGGGTGTCGACGCCAGCACCCGGTCGACCGCGTTCTCCAGACTCATCCGGTGCCCGACACTGACGAACACCGGCTTCACCCCGTCGCGGGTCCGCAGCACCCGGCCCACCACCTCACCGCCGTCGCGCAGCGGCGTCCAGGCGCCCCGCTCCGGCGCCGGCTCGTCCCAGACCCCGATCAGCGGCGTCTTCCCCACCCCGATCGACGGCAGCCCGGTCACCAGCCCGAGATGGCAGGCCAGCCCGAACCGGCGCGGATGCGCCAACCCGTGCCCGTCGCAGATCAACAGGTCCGGCCGGACGGTCAACCGGTCCAGGGCCGCCAGCAACGCCGGCAGCTCACGGAAGGCGAACAGCCCCGGCACGTAGTCGAACGCCGGCCGACCCACACTCACCGCCTCGTCCACCACGGCGAGCGTGGCCGCGTCCAGCACCGTGACGGCCGCCGCGAG is part of the Micromonospora halotolerans genome and encodes:
- the nfi gene encoding deoxyribonuclease V (cleaves DNA at apurinic or apyrimidinic sites), producing the protein MTGGGVPYRPPADVAEALRVQEELRSRVDLVGPGPTAPATVAGLDVAYAESGDRLAAAVTVLDAATLAVVDEAVSVGRPAFDYVPGLFAFRELPALLAALDRLTVRPDLLICDGHGLAHPRRFGLACHLGLVTGLPSIGVGKTPLIGVWDEPAPERGAWTPLRDGGEVVGRVLRTRDGVKPVFVSVGHRMSLENAVDRVLASTPRYRLPETTRTADRLCRMALTEDRPAAAPTDEGDPAASASQRAAAPGRRRTRTRRM